A single region of the Brachypodium distachyon strain Bd21 chromosome 3, Brachypodium_distachyon_v3.0, whole genome shotgun sequence genome encodes:
- the LOC112268507 gene encoding pentatricopeptide repeat-containing protein At2g22410, mitochondrial-like, translated as MNRSICHHLLAHCCKSIRELEQIHAGALVHGLHPGNQSVSCKMFRSYADLGRAADARRLFGEIPEPDLVSLTSLMSLHLQLNQHREAMWLFSRVVASGVHRPDGFAVVGALSASGGVGDLRAGEALHGMIFRCGLGSEPVVGNALVDMYSRCGRFEGAVAVFEEMAVKDHVTWGSMLHGYIKCVGVDSALSFFDQMPMKSVVSWTALITGHVQAKNPIRALELFGRMVLEGHRPTHFTIVGVLSACADIGALDLGRVIHGYGSKFNVSTNIIVSNALMDMYAKSGSIEMAFAVFEEVPLKDAFTWTTMISSFTVQGDGSKALELFGDMLRSGIVPNSVTFVSVLSACSHAGLIQQGKELFDKMRGTYNINPQLEHYGCMVDLLGRGGLLEEAEALIYDMDVEPDVVIWRSLLSACLVHGNDRLAEIAGKEIIKREPGDDGVYVLLWNIYASSDKRKEALDMRNQMLMRKVFKKPGCSWIEVDGGVHEFLVEDKTHAARREIYETLNEINRHLKMDLRVFADGELLF; from the coding sequence ATGAACCGTAGCATCTGCCACCACCTCCTAGCCCACTGCTGCAAATCGATAAGGGAGCTCGAGCAGATCCACGCTGGGGCCCTCGTCCATGGCCTCCACCCTGGCAACCAGTCCGTCTCCTGTAAGATGTTCCGGTCCTACGCCGAcctcggccgcgccgccgacgcgcgcAGGCTCTTCGGCGAGATCCCGGAACCCGACCTCGTCTCCCTCACTAGCCTCATGTCGCTCCACCTCCAGTTGAACCAGCATCGCGAGGCCATGTGGCTGTTCTCGCGTGTCGTGGCCTCCGGAGTCCACCGGCCGGACGGGTTCGCTGTTGTCGGCGCGCTTTCGGCCTCCGGCGGGGTCGGGGATCTGCGGGCTGGTGAGGCGCTGCACGGCATGATTTTCCGGTGCGGGTTGGGGTCGGAGCCGGTCGTTGGCAATGCCTTGGTTGATATGTATAGTCGGTGCGGGAGGTTTGAGGGTGCGGTGGCGGTGTTTGAGGAAATGGCTGTGAAGGATCATGTTACCTGGGGTAGCATGCTGCATGGGTATATTAAGTGTGTCGGTGTGGATTCAGCATTGTCCTTCTTTGATCAAATGCCTATGAAGAGTGTGGTTTCGTGGACAGCGttgatcaccggccatgtccAGGCCAAGAACCCTATACGAGCTCTAGAGCTCTTTGGTAGGATGGTGCTTGAGGGCCACCGTCCTACTCATTTTACGATCGTAGGCGTGCTATCAGCTTGTGCTGACATTGGCGCTCTAGATCTAGGACGTGTAATTCATGGATATGGTAGCAAATTTAATGTCAGCACAAATATAATTGTTAGCAATGCCCTGATGGACATGTACGCAAAGAGTGGAAGCATAGAGATGGCATTTGCTGTGTTTGAAGAAGTACCCTTGAAGGATGCATTCACGTGGACAACGATGATCTCGAGTTTCACTGTCCAGGGTGATGGCAGCAAAGCTCTGGAGCTCTTTGGTGACATGCTAAGGTCTGGGATAGTCCCAAATAGCGTGACCTTTGTCTCAGTTTTATCAGCGTGCAGCCATGCTGGATTGATACAACAGGGCAAGGAGTTATTTGATAAAATGCGTGGTACCTACAATATCAATCCCCAGCTTGAGCACTAtggatgcatggttgattTGTTAGGACGGGGTGGACTACTAGAGGAAGCAGAAGCCCTGATATATGATATGGATGTGGAACCTGATGTTGTTATATGGAGGTCACTTCTTAGTGCATGCCTTGTCCATGGCAATGATAGATTAGCTGAGATTGCTGGGAAGGAAATTATAAAGAGAGAACCAGGGGACGATGGGGTTTATGTTCTTCTCTGGAACATATATGCCTCATCTGATAAACGGAAAGAAGCTCTGGATATGAGGAATCAAATGTTGATGAGGAAAGTATTTAAAAAGCCAGGGTGCAGTTGGATTGAAGTTGATGGGGGTGTACATGAATTCTTGGTAGAAGACAAAACACATGCTGCTAGAAGGGAAATCTATGAAACCTTGAATGAAATCAATAGGCACTTAAAGATGGATCTTAGAGTCTTTGCTGATGGGGAACTCTTATTCTAA